The window CCCGCGGTCACCGTCTGCAGCACCGGACCCGGCAGCAGGGCGAGCGCGGCCGCCTCCAGCACGCAGGCGGTGTCGGTCAGGGCGCCGCCCTGTCCGCCGAACTCCTCCGGCAGATGCACGGCGTGAAACCCGTTCGCCACGAACTCATCCCACCAGTTCGGCAGCTCGCCGGCAGCCAGCGCCTCGAAGGACGCCCTGGTCTTGTCGATCGGTGCGTGCCGCGCCGCGAACTGTGCCACGGCGTCGGACAGCTGGTGCTGTTCGGGTGTCAGACCAATCGTCATCGGGTTCCCTCGGGGGCGGCGGATCGTCTCCGGTCGGTGAAGAAGTGCGCGGCCGAGACGATCGAGTCCGCGAGCGGTCGCGGGTTCCAACCGAGCTCGCGAACGGCCTTGGAATGGTCCAGCGGCGTCATGATGTGCATCAGGCGGATGTTCAGCGGGGTGAGCATGGTGTCCGTGTTCCGCACCCGTGCGACAGCCGCGCCCAGATGGGCGGCGGCCGCCATCGCCCGAATAGGCACGCCGAACCTCGGTGGCCTCATGCCCACTGCCGCGCAACCGATCTCATGGATCTCCCGGGTGCTGATGAACCGGTCCGACACGATGTACCGCTCGCCGATCCGGCCGCGTTCGCCGGCAAGGATCATCGCTCGGGCGGCATCCTCGATGCCGACCGCCTCGGCCTCGTAGCCCCGGATGTAGAACGGCAGCTTGCCGCGCACCGCGGCGGCCAGCATCGCCCCGTGTGGTGTCGGCTGGAAGTCGCCGGGTCCGTAGGTGTTGGCCACGCACATCGCCACGCCCGGGAGCCTGTTCCGGGCGCTGTCGCGCAGCACCATCTCCTCGGCCACGACCCTGGACCGGATGTACTCCCCGCCGCGGTCGAGCCAGTTGTGTTCGGTGCGCTCATCGGCCGGCCCACCGGCCCGCAACCCGATGGTCCCGATGGAACTGGTGAAGACGAACCGGGTGAGACCGGCGTCGGCGGCGATGTCGAGCACTGTGCGCAGACCGTCGACGTTCGTCCGCCACATCGGCCGCGGATCGCGCAACCAGGGCCTCGCGTCGACCACGCAGTAGTAGACGACATCGCATCCCGACATCGCGGTGCGCAGTGCGTCGGCGTCGAAGATGTCGCCGTAGCGGACCTCGACGGGCAGACCGTCGATCCCGCGGGTCGAACTGGTCCGCCGGATCAGCACCCGCACGTCCGCGTCGCCGTCGGCGACCAGTTGCCTGGTGACGTGGGAGCCGAGGAAACCGCTGGCACCGATCACCAGCTTCGTTCCCGCCATTGGCCTTTACGCCTCCGCCTCATGTCAAACGAGACGCAGCGTCTCGCCTTGTGGCACACTACGGGCGATGCCCCATCGTGTAAAGCCGACCGGCGGCCCCCGATGACCGCCGAGA is drawn from Mycolicibacterium gilvum and contains these coding sequences:
- a CDS encoding NAD-dependent epimerase/dehydratase family protein, with amino-acid sequence MAGTKLVIGASGFLGSHVTRQLVADGDADVRVLIRRTSSTRGIDGLPVEVRYGDIFDADALRTAMSGCDVVYYCVVDARPWLRDPRPMWRTNVDGLRTVLDIAADAGLTRFVFTSSIGTIGLRAGGPADERTEHNWLDRGGEYIRSRVVAEEMVLRDSARNRLPGVAMCVANTYGPGDFQPTPHGAMLAAAVRGKLPFYIRGYEAEAVGIEDAARAMILAGERGRIGERYIVSDRFISTREIHEIGCAAVGMRPPRFGVPIRAMAAAAHLGAAVARVRNTDTMLTPLNIRLMHIMTPLDHSKAVRELGWNPRPLADSIVSAAHFFTDRRRSAAPEGTR